Proteins encoded within one genomic window of Deltaproteobacteria bacterium:
- a CDS encoding YchJ family protein: MSAVQCPCGNDAEFDRCCGPLIRGEASAETAEQLMRSRYSAYATGAVDYILQTHDPATAGDVDRDATEAWSKSAEWLGLEIVATEAGGPDDDEGVVEFVARYRLRGADAAHHERAQFRRCDGRWVFVDGALVKPKTVVRDAPKIGRNDPCPCGSGAKYKRCCGR, from the coding sequence ATGTCGGCCGTGCAATGCCCGTGCGGAAACGACGCCGAGTTCGACCGGTGCTGCGGTCCGCTGATTCGCGGGGAGGCGTCCGCCGAGACCGCGGAGCAGCTGATGCGATCGCGCTACAGCGCGTACGCGACCGGCGCGGTCGACTACATCCTGCAAACCCACGATCCGGCCACCGCGGGTGACGTGGATCGCGATGCCACCGAGGCGTGGTCCAAGTCGGCCGAGTGGCTCGGGCTCGAGATCGTCGCGACGGAGGCGGGTGGTCCCGATGACGACGAAGGCGTCGTGGAGTTCGTCGCGCGGTACCGCCTGCGCGGTGCGGACGCGGCCCACCACGAGCGCGCCCAGTTCCGCCGCTGCGACGGGCGGTGGGTGTTCGTCGACGGCGCGCTGGTCAAGCCGAAGACCGTCGTGCGCGACGCGCCGAAGATCGGCCGCAACGATCCGTGCCCCTGCGGCAGCGGCGCGAAGTACAAGCGCTGCTGCGGCCGTTGA
- a CDS encoding sigma-70 family RNA polymerase sigma factor → MRRHRPPRRPRPPCRPRRRPAPAGRRRRGRAPATGRRAWRPLPPPAPPRAPPRPRGRRARRRPYRRCGTRSYRRGRRASAAPRPPLAGRRRARRTYASSRRRRARATPRSSSSCRAAARPARARPAPRRSDRAVRPVAPADREPAGARPAGRPRRTRTPRRAPTRPLTREATCERTRVHCSQRRPPTGCARRQPSEITHRCGFSKPAGRRARLIRHMPPRATDAAAALVAAAQAGDRRAFGELVRRYRPRILALALHLTGSESDAEDVAQEVFLGAFRALDRFEGRSHFFTWLYRMAINRSLNARRSRHRRRETDMDDPRVERAVAVDAAGDPRRATELRRLYGRLLVALDRLPEEVKASVVLVTLQGLSHAEAAVVQGCAPGTVAWRIHEARKRLRKAVEPRALGGRRRTALSSGLQRLLAELRLPVPTGA, encoded by the coding sequence ATGCGTCGACATCGTCCACCTCGTAGACCGCGACCACCGTGTCGACCGCGCCGTCGCCCGGCTCCGGCAGGTCGACGGCGCCGCGGTCGCGCACCAGCCACTGGTCGACGCGCTTGGCGTCCCCTGCCGCCGCCAGCGCCCCCGCGCGCGCCTCCGCGGCCGCGAGGTCGGCGAGCCCGGCGTCGTCCGTACCGACGATGCGGCACACGATCGTATCGCCGCGGACGGCGAGCCAGTGCAGCGCCACGCCCGCCTCTTGCCGGTCGTCGGCGCGCTCGTCGAACGTATGCTTCCAGCCGTCGACGTCGCGCGCGCGCCACACCTCGATCAAGCTCGTCGTGTCGCGCAGCGGCGCGTCCCGCTCGGGCGCGGCCGGCGCCGCGTCGATCCGATCGGGCAGTTCGGCCAGTGGCGCCGGCCGATCGGGAGCCGGCTGGGGCGCGGCCGGCCGGTCGTCCCCGCCGCACGCGGACACCGCGGCGAGCGCCCACGCGACCGCTGACGCGCGAAGCCACCTGCGAGCGAACACGAGTGCATTGTAGCCAACGGCGCCCGCCAACGGGGTGCGCGCGCAGGCAACCCAGCGAAATCACGCACCGATGCGGTTTTTCCAAACCCGCCGGCCGCCGGGCGCGTCTAATACGGCACATGCCACCTCGCGCCACAGACGCCGCCGCGGCCCTCGTCGCGGCCGCGCAGGCGGGCGACCGGCGCGCGTTCGGAGAGCTGGTGCGGCGCTATCGCCCGCGCATCCTCGCGCTCGCCCTCCACCTGACCGGCAGCGAGTCCGACGCCGAGGACGTGGCGCAGGAGGTGTTCCTCGGCGCGTTTCGCGCGCTCGATCGCTTCGAAGGGCGCAGCCACTTCTTTACGTGGCTGTACCGGATGGCGATCAACCGCTCGCTCAACGCGCGGCGCAGTCGCCACCGGCGGCGCGAAACCGACATGGACGACCCTCGCGTCGAGCGCGCGGTCGCGGTCGACGCCGCCGGCGATCCGCGCCGCGCCACCGAGCTGCGGCGCCTGTACGGGCGGCTGTTGGTCGCGCTCGACCGGTTGCCCGAGGAGGTCAAGGCGTCCGTCGTGCTCGTCACCCTGCAGGGCCTCAGCCACGCCGAGGCGGCGGTCGTCCAGGGCTGTGCGCCGGGCACCGTCGCGTGGCGGATCCACGAGGCGCGCAAGCGCCTGCGGAAGGCCGTCGAGCCGCGCGCGCTGGGCGGGCGCCGCCGCACGGCGCTGTCGTCGGGGCTCCAGCGGCTGTTGGCCGAGCTGCGGCTGCCGGTCCCGACCGGCGCGTGA
- the grxD gene encoding Grx4 family monothiol glutaredoxin, whose product MSLDPATRERIESLIQTHPVVLFMKGTRSFPQCGFSATVVQILDQIIPGGYETVNVLADPAIREGIKVYSNWPTIPQLYVNQTFIGGCDIVREMYEAGELHDALGVKPDDVAPPALHVTEAAAEALRRAVTDAGDGTAVHLLVDGQWQHGLDLGPRGARDLAVEVAGVPFAVPPALARRLDGVTIDFVDGPGGGFRIDNPNAPPRVQPLSVAELKAKLDAGEPIQLLDVRTQRERDIAAIAGSRLLDDDVRREVEAMPKDTPLVLYCHHGVRSRQAAEYFLRQGFRTVYNVVGGIDAWAAHIDPSMRRY is encoded by the coding sequence ATGAGTCTCGACCCCGCCACCCGCGAGCGCATCGAATCGCTGATCCAGACCCACCCCGTCGTTCTGTTCATGAAGGGCACGCGGTCGTTTCCGCAGTGCGGATTCTCAGCGACCGTCGTGCAGATCCTCGATCAGATCATTCCGGGCGGCTACGAGACGGTCAACGTGCTGGCCGACCCGGCGATCCGCGAGGGCATCAAGGTCTATTCGAACTGGCCCACGATTCCGCAGCTGTACGTCAACCAGACGTTCATCGGCGGCTGCGACATCGTCCGCGAGATGTACGAGGCCGGCGAGCTGCACGACGCGCTCGGCGTCAAGCCGGACGACGTCGCGCCGCCGGCGCTGCACGTGACGGAGGCGGCGGCCGAGGCGCTGCGCCGCGCCGTCACCGACGCCGGCGACGGGACGGCCGTCCACCTGCTGGTCGACGGCCAGTGGCAGCACGGCCTCGACCTCGGTCCGCGCGGCGCGCGCGACCTGGCCGTGGAGGTCGCCGGCGTGCCGTTCGCCGTGCCGCCGGCCCTCGCCCGGCGGCTCGACGGCGTCACGATCGACTTCGTCGACGGCCCCGGCGGCGGCTTCCGCATCGACAACCCGAACGCGCCCCCGCGCGTGCAGCCGCTGTCGGTCGCCGAACTCAAGGCGAAGCTCGACGCGGGCGAGCCGATCCAATTGTTGGACGTGCGCACCCAGCGCGAGCGCGACATCGCCGCGATCGCCGGATCCCGGCTGCTCGACGACGACGTGCGCCGCGAAGTCGAGGCGATGCCGAAGGACACGCCGCTCGTGCTCTACTGCCACCACGGCGTCCGCAGCCGGCAGGCAGCCGAGTACTTCCTGCGCCAGGGGTTCCGCACCGTGTACAACGTCGTCGGCGGGATCGACGCGTGGGCGGCCCACATCGACCCGTCGATGCGGCGCTACTGA